A single window of Colletes latitarsis isolate SP2378_abdomen chromosome 4, iyColLati1, whole genome shotgun sequence DNA harbors:
- the Dos gene encoding daughter of sevenless, whose amino-acid sequence MEVLKTSQEIVHEGWLIKSPPTKLWRARWRKRWFALRHSGELPGQYFLEYYTDRPCRKLKGRIDLDQCEQVDAGLRFENRKQKYQYMFNVKTPKRTYYLVAESEADMNKWVDAVCQVCGLKAYTQDEEQQCQMFQFETQESPPISPTSTISGPYIPISECISGRRLNDTSSLNSALGQGPEHYDAPRRLAPSPPRSPTTTDAESVFTDDEWTAPVPSVNWETFPSSGETKQPQGSNDAEIGSWSVRKRFGKLRIVDSAVPPSVEKLPAPPRPPKPPHMLPENPGHNYLNLDGATESSKPTTPATPAPSTPATITVTDESYDFPRSHQPGQTIDTTPIDQSSKHFYSNAAPSTVEETRVFRYDFQEDEPSSPRSESSTTATYSNLPSPLVRDNSTSVPTTMAPPPPVVYRELKPGRKTSDSTSIISNEPSPGPIAPVVEMSSAEHSPAEPPSINRKLKPPLNKSPVEGTGPLQLASPPGRGRIRAAPSPTPPSHVHSNRNQSTSDEDNNAFDDKEEIYYYQDQNTFIPASNRRLVVLQYLDLDLEATESFTSSSLPPTQSPPNTTVYKTVDFLKTEAFNRTRQRVEEERKQCTDELA is encoded by the exons ATGGAGGTACTAAAAACCAGCCAGGAGATAGTGCACGAAGGGTGGCTTATTAAATCACCACCCACAAAACTTTGGCGagcg CGATGGAGGAAAAGGTGGTTTGCTCTTCGACATAGTGGAGAGTTACCTGGACAATACTTTTTAGAGTACTATACAGATAGACCTTGTAGAAAATTGAAAGGTCGTATCGATCTTGATCAATGTGAACAGGTAG ATGCAGGACTAAGATTTGAGAATCGAAAGCAGAAGTATCAGTACATGTTCAATGTTAAAACACCCAAAAGGACATATTATTTAGTAGCAGAAAGTGAAGCAGATATGAACAAATGGGTGGATGCGGTTTGTCAAGTGTGCGGTTTGAAAGCATACACGCAAGATGAGGAGCAGCAGTGTCAAA TGTTCCAGTTTGAAACCCAAGAATCCCCACCAATTTCGCCTACTAGCACTATTTCTGGTCCTTATATTCCTATTAGCGAATGCATTTCTGGACGTCGTTTAAACGATACCAGTTCTCTTAATTCAGCTCTTGGTCAAGGACCTGAACATTATGATGCCCCCAGACGATTGGCTCCTTCTCCTCCAAGATCCCCGACGACTACTGACGCGGAAAGTGTCTTCACCGACGACGAGTGGACTGCTCCTGTGCCTAGCGTTAACTGGGAAACGTTTCCTTCCTCGG GTGAAACCAAACAACCGCAAGGTTCGAACGACGCCGAAATTGGTTCTTGGAGCGTTAGAAAACGATTTGGAAAGTTGAGGATCGTTGATTCTGCTGTACCGCCTTCCGTAGAGAAGTTACCAGCACCTCCTAGGCCACCAAAACCTCCGCACATGTTACCTGAAAATCCTGgtcataattatttaaatttagatgGTGCTACCGAAAGCTCAAAACCTACTACTCCGGCCACCCCCGCACCATCGACACCTGCGACTATAACCGTGACGGATGAATCCTATGATTTTCCGAGATCTCACCAACCGGGACAAACAATCGATACAACTCCGATCGATCAATCGTCTAAACATTTTTACTCGAACGCCGCCCCTAGTACCGTCGAAGAAACGCGTGTGTTTCGATACGATTTTCAAGAAGACGAACCATCGAGTCCACGTTCCGAAAGTTCAACAACTGCTACGTATTCAAATTTACCCAGTCCACTTGTTCGAGATAATTCGACTTCTGTACCCACGACAATGGCACCTCCACCACCAGTTGTTTACCGAGAATTAAAACCGGGCAGAAAAACTAGCGACTCTACGTCAATTATTAGTAATGAACCTTCACCCGGACCAATAGCACCAGTCGTAGAAATGAGTTCTGCGGAACATTCGCCTGCCGAACCGCCGAGTATTAATAGAAAGCTCAAACCACCATTAAATAAATCTCCGGTGGAAGGCACAG GACCTCTACAACTAGCTTCTCCGCCTGGAAGAGGAAGAATTAGAGCAGCCCCTAGTCCAACGCCCCCGTCTCATGTACACTCAAATCGGAATCAGTCAACATCGGACGAAGATAACAATGCTTTCGATGATAAAGAAGAG ATATACTACTACCAGGATCAAAATACGTTCATTCCCGCTTCGAATCGACGTCTTGTTGTTTTGCAATATTTAGATCTTGATTTAGAGGCGACAGAAAGTTTTACCTCTTCAAGCTTACCTCCAACTCAGTCTCCACCAAATACGACGGTATACAAAACAGTGGATTTCTTAAAAACCGAAGCATTTAATCGTACCCGCCAACGAGTCGAGGAGGAAAGGAAACAATGCACGGACGAACTTGCTTAG